Within the Novosphingobium pentaromativorans US6-1 genome, the region CGCCGTAGCTTCGACCAGCGCGCCCGGGAAATCGGCGTAACGCGGCCGCAGTGGCAGGTCCTTTCCGTTCTCAGTCGCCGGGAGGGTATCAAGCAGGCCGAACTTGCTGAAATTCTCGAGGTCGAGCCGATTACCGCCGGGCGCATGATCGACCGTATGCAGGACGCCGGGCTGGTCGAGCGTCGCGCCGATCCGGCAGACCGCCGCGCATGGCGTTTGTTCCTCACGCCGCAAGGCCAGAATCGCGTGGGCGAGTTGGGGCCCTTGTCCGAGGAAATATCCGATCTGGCGCTCACGGGCGTCAGCGATGCCGATCAAGCCCAGCTGTACGCTACACTGGAAATCATTCGGCTCAACCTGTCAGGCAAGCCAGCAGCGGACGATAACGCCGGCAAGTGAGCGTCATGGCCGCACGCCATGGCATTCGTGCTGACCTGCGCAAATTCCCCCCTAGAAGTCGATCGAACGCGCTGGCGGAACTTGGGCGCCCAGAATTGCCGCAACGTCGGCGAGAGCGTGCTGAGGGCGCTCGTGTGCGAGCACCGTGATCGTATCTGCCACGCCTTCAGGGCCCCAGGCACTGGTGAAGTCGGCTTCGGGAAACAACTCGAGCGCGCGGCGCATCACCTCAAGGGGCATCTCTGCCCCGGCGCAGGCAATGGCCCGCAGGGTCGTGAGGTCACGGCCCACGCCCGCTTCCATATCCTCGACGATGCACGCCAGAAGCGCCGGTACGACCAGGGCTTGCGACACCCGCTGGCTCTCTACGAGAGTGAACCAGGCTTCGGCGGCGATGTAGGGGAGCAGGACTGCCTTTCGACACTCCTGCACCGCAAAGAGCAAGGCCAGAATGCCGACGATATTGTGCGGAGGAACCGCCAGCAGAATGACGTCCGAGCGCTCGGATCGCGGAGCGGACGCAGCCTTGGCTAACTGGTCGAGCAATTGGGAATGCCGGAAGATTTCGGCACGGGGCGAATCCCGGGTGTCGCGCGTGAAGATCTCGATGGCGACGCCGCCGCCGGGGTCGTATTCGCGGGCATTGTCGTCAGGCACTGTCTCCTGAGCCTTCAGGCTGAAGTCCTCTCGCGAAAA harbors:
- a CDS encoding AMP-binding protein → MNIALILERAAAAAPDRIGLVCQERSWRYGDLLDAARGAFELIQESEAEAVAILDDCSEASVFALFGAALAGVPYCPLDSTLADEVLGAELQRLAPAIVIGDEERATRIAGTQGHMIFSREDFSLKAQETVPDDNAREYDPGGGVAIEIFTRDTRDSPRAEIFRHSQLLDQLAKAASAPRSERSDVILLAVPPHNIVGILALLFAVQECRKAVLLPYIAAEAWFTLVESQRVSQALVVPALLACIVEDMEAGVGRDLTTLRAIACAGAEMPLEVMRRALELFPEADFTSAWGPEGVADTITVLAHERPQHALADVAAILGAQVPPARSIDF
- a CDS encoding MarR family winged helix-turn-helix transcriptional regulator yields the protein MRRSFDQRAREIGVTRPQWQVLSVLSRREGIKQAELAEILEVEPITAGRMIDRMQDAGLVERRADPADRRAWRLFLTPQGQNRVGELGPLSEEISDLALTGVSDADQAQLYATLEIIRLNLSGKPAADDNAGK